The genomic interval AGGGGGAGCAGTGACAGTAAATGGAATAACCTCATCCACTTTACAGTTCTACTAATTACCCAAGTGTCTTTGTTTTTTATGCTTGAGTGATCTACAAGGTGACCTATCACTGGATAATTATCAAATGTCATTGATTAACACAGAGCAATTACTGACAGAACACCTCAATTAATTTCAATAGTTTTACTGTATAGTGTATTTACATACAAAATGACAGCTGGATTTCAACACCATTAAGTTGACATTATTTATGATGGAAAAAAAGGTGCGAGAACTGTATAACTATCACCTATAATATTCATGCTGTACTAATGATGTGAGATGTACGAGACAGACGCATCAGTCAGGCACATAATTATACAACAAATCAATTTACTGAGGAGAAAACTATTAAAACCTTTGATATGGTTTACACAAATTAACTCGTTAATAATCTATGCTATTATAAGAAAAGCCATATaaagaattattatataatttgatGACCTTTGCCAAGTGCTCCATAAACGAAACATAAAGTATGCCACTGCACAAAATGTACAAGTTTTTAAATAACTAagcaacattttataaattatatttccattttaaataatagaacTAATTATAAAAGTTCTAGGTATATTTCCTATAATTCATGTCACAAGTCAATTCTGTATTGTCTTTTCTTTCAATTTCAAGACATTAGGTTGATAAATATTTAGCTCATATTTGAAGTGTAAGTGAAACACAGTCTACACAGACACATTAAGATTTGTTCTGCTACATAAAAAAATAACCCTGGGATACAAGCAACAGATTCACTTAACATGTTATCAAATACAATACATATTGATGAAAACATAAGCTTTCGATGAATAAGGAGAGActaacgctctgtctacactatcaaactagtttgacaaaaaaaatatgaatgaaattgAATCTTTGAATTGCCACTGAAAGCAACTGTCAAACTACTTTCCCTTGAAcctgtaaattaaaataatttgctGGAATGCAATGTTCTAATCCTTGTGGCAGATATTCCTTTGTTGGAATGCAATGTTCTAATCCTTGTGGCAGATATTCCTTTGTTGGAATGCAATGTTCTAATCCTTGTGGCAGATATTCCTTTGTTGGAATGCAATGTTCTAATCCTTGTGGCAGATATTCCTTTGTTGGAATGCAATGTTCTAATCCTTGTGGCAGATATTCCTTTGTTGGAATGCAATGTTCTAATCCTTGTGGCAGATATTCCTTTGTTGGAATGCAATGTTCTAATCCTTGTGGCAGATATTCCTTTGTTGGAATGCAATGTTCTAATCCTTGTGGCAGATATTCCTTTGTTGGAATGCAATGTTCTAATCCTTGTGGCAGATATTCCCATAGTCTTACAAAACAGTATTGGTTGTATTTacttacattttttaatatttgtaattaattgttttatttgactAGATGCTTTATTCAAGAGAAAGGGTCctcaataatatatttttgcaattttttttttgtaaatcaaAGTTTTTTAATGCGTGTTCTTCAAATAAAATTTACAGTTTTTGAAAGTATGGATCGAATATGTATTCAATTAATGTATGCATACATGggattattacaattaaaattttaaGCAATATACACTATAATATTGATGAGTTATGTAGTGGATAAGTATTATATTTGATTATCATTTGTCAATTGTAAATAGGGAAGATCACAATGCATTAGCTTTAATGTAAGATGACAACGTTAAAAGTAGTTTTAGTTTGATTTATCATTAGTCTGAATATTAATAATGGATTTAAAATTGTACTGCTATAATTTAAGTTTTATTATATATCCAAACTAAATTTAAAAGCTAAATCACCAATTACAGGTCCATAAACTCGAACCTAGGACCCTGGATTGGTAACAACCATTTTAaccatactactgtactacataGCTACACACAGAGTAAATGAATTAAATCCACTTTCTTGGCTGATAAAGACAGTTTGATTTCAAATAGACGTTTTATTCCCCTGAGCGTTTTTCTTAATGTTCCATCAAAATGACAGCCATACTTCACAAATTTGACACCAATATTGGAAATGCTATAATAATTCAGTCAAATATTATACTTCATCATCATAAACGAATGCAGTTAATTATAATAGCACAAGCACAACTATCAATAGCTAGAATTTTTAGGACACTTTTGGAAAGCGAGTTACAGACGATGTTTTGAcgcactaaagcttggttcccactagaacgtaacgcaaggacataaacgcaacgcaatcgttttaaccaatgacaagcaaagttttAGACTTGTACTGAGTGCCACTGATGTAAATTATGAACAGTACATCAATATATATtggtataatattataatgatgacaaataaattatacattttaaaattgtatagtttATCTattcagggaagagtgaaattacaattttactTCTCCCTGATCTAATTAATCACTgtttaaacacaatttatacaaataatattaaagctTTCTGAAGAGATTGAACCATTATGAAATGCCTCCCAGTAAATCTTTATTCTGAAATTATAACATGAATATAATAAATTCATCTGAAATCTGTCCCAAAGGTTTAATCCATTACAAGATGCCTTCCAGCAAATCTctaaaaacatgaatattaatacatttgtcTGGGGAGTTAACCTGGCATCAAAAACACATAGTATCCAATACAGGTGACAACACATGTGCTAGTATTCTAAACTAAACATGCCAAGTTTCAAGCGTCAGGTGTGACAATACCTCTCAGTCCAATATGTTCATTTAGGTATTGGGTTCAAATACTGTTCAAGAGCACCTCTCCTATGTTctagttaaatttttttttttggaccaTACTTattgagggtgatccatccagcaattgctgatcattacggaccctcagaggttcacaagataaacatatacacaagatgctctacataaacaaagtttttgggagtggagttgtaattttgtccttagaaaaaatcctgactgTGACGGGACTTAAACCCAGGACCCCTGAAGTGGTAGCCTAGCATCATAACTACAGGGCCATAACTCCACTCcatttaatggttttaaatttgtatagcgcaaaatacaagTAGTCTCTATGAGCTGTTTAACACAAGTGTAAAAAGAAACTGTTGTTGTTGCTTGTACATAATTAGTGAGTATGCCACCACTTGGCAATGTGccaatacaaataatttaaatattaaagggCGAGgagaataaatacaatgaatgaGCAAAGTTATCAAATCTTGTTAATGTTTTCATACTAAAGCAAATGCTTTTATTACAATACTCACTAAGAGGATACCACGCGTCTACACTAGATTATTGCTAGGCAACGTATTCAAAGGACACTTTCAATACAGCTGGTTTGAACTATTGGCCGGAAATACATGTTGTGTCAAGATTCCTTGAACTATTGGTAAATTTGCAGAAAGCTTTATTAAATCTAGATTAACAACACATTAATTGAACATTATATATGAAATtcattgttaataatattttatcatatttcagaatttctatagtttaattattattatttatcttttgGTTGTCACTAAAAAAGGTAGTAACTTAAGTAACTTACTCATTCTccattttctttcattttttcgtgcttttttatattttattcggACCCTGGGCAATggaaatacttttttttcaaagatCACCATTGGGTTGTCCTGAATCTAATCATCTTCATATTATGTTTCTCTTCTGTTTTTTTCCAAATGTTTCTCATTtgacttatttatttataaaatatgtatgaTGTATGGATTTGATATAAAAACAAACTCACTCACTCACAGTGATGATTAATCAAATAAATGTGAAGGATGTTCAGAATCTTACAAAACCCAAATAACTATGAATAAAGCAGCTATACTTTTTTTGTACAAGTTAATAAAATTAGTACAGTCctaataccagacttttcttgaagtTTAAACAGTCCcaaattaacattaacattcTAAATACTAGATttttccggaaaaccagacatacTCTATTTGGCCAGCCTAAAGAGATGtacagtattgggagagttgactgtagttAAACCAGTTTTTCTCATTCATATGTAATTATGTAAAATTATCTTTATTGGAATTTTGTGAAGTAGATTCAGCTGAGCAAACATTAACAAATGTGGAAATCAACATAATGTGCTCTGGttctcattaatattcatgataaaaaaatatctaaGTGACATTTctagttttatttttactttatggGAAATTAAGCAAGGGAAGAGGGAGCAAGGAGTAGAGAATGAGTAACAAAGAAAAGGTTAAATAAATGAAGAACTAAAAATAAACAAGCAATATAACTGTAAATAACAAATTGAATTTACACATTTTAAGTGTTTaagtattttctaaaataatttaaaagaatatgcaaataaatatactaataaaaacaagaaaagaaaTTGATTAAAAAGATTTTGATTCACTAATTTAATGCCAACGCAAATAAATCACACAACACATAGAGGGCAGCAGTGATGTTTTTATTGAGACAAATAGGTACactatattgtattttttctaAACAATGAAAGCCATTTAACAAAATGTCCATTCTGTTACTTAAAACTCTTGTTGTTTGAATCTTCAATAGTCTAGTTTAAAGGCCTGGTAAAGGACGACCaatttatcaatatatttacTTTCAGCAATATAGCACAGTTCTTGTTACTTTCGGACTATACTTTTAATACACCATAAGAACATACAGTGACTATCAgtttcattcatcagtggaaaattactttcatttattgtcatttgcatataaaatatacatagaaaaaGTTCACTTACCATTTCTAGTAAATTCTTGCGCTTCTTTATTTCAACCTTTCCTCTATTTTTCTTgaattttgtttctttcttgCGCAGTTTTCTTTTTTCTTGCCAACTCATCTTTTTCACAGCTTGAGCATTGTTTATCTGCGGCACAAGTGGAGGAGCAGAAGGAACAGGAGTCTTTGTTTCCTCTCTAATTTCACCTTCTTCTATATAAAAAGTTACCTCaatgtaatacagtacatagtaaaaaagatgtaaaaaaaaacggtttttatttaaaaaaatgcttttaCCTTCACTGGAGTTTTCAGAATCACTTCCATAAGATGCAACTAATGATCCAAGTGAACCTACAATATTCTCTTTCAGCTCTTGATGTTCAgctacaaaacaaataaatattaagacACAAAAACTCTATTTGATGCCTAAATACCTTACCGtattatattatcaaaatcAGTAGAACAATTTAATCCAACCAAAGATTTccataaattatattattatctaaaaCGATAATTAACTTAATATCTTACATTTAGGATGCGATTTGTTTGATTTGTCCATAATCTCAGATTTGTGTTTCATTTTcctgtaaaaataaatgttacactAATTATTCATCTAATTTAAACAGCATACACAAATCAATTACAGTATGTACACTAGAGTAATTTAAAGTGTATGTAAAAAGAAGACAAGAAAAACAGAATTGCTTTCATTCTATCACTTTTTACCCAAATTCTTTAGTTTTAAGAACATTTCCACTTCTTATTCTGTCATTTAGTTTTGTTTCTTTATTCATGACATTTTTAAACGATGGATATCTCCTggaaaaaaaagagaaacaaaaagATTGGAAATGAATTGATATTAATCTTATCATGGGTGGAAAGCATGTTTCAAAAACTTCTCAGTACTGTGAagtacttaataataattataatcaagAATAcgttatgcacttgtcaattgtatgacccactatacgacccccgggagaggtgcgtcatgggtgcgtcatttacaaataattactgacgcaggggtgcgtcaaaaaacctagatggtacgtcaaatcaatgaacaaggtgtgccaccatatcataaacaacatggtcatagtgcgtcaaaatgggtgcgtcatggtcacctaaaggtaagtcacatttTTGACGCAccggtgcgtcatggtattcaaaggtatgacgcacatcggacaaatgacgcacctctcccgggggtcgtatagtgggtcatacaattgacaagtgcattacttCCTCCGTTCTTCCTTCCATTTTTCAATCTCTTCCGACGTCTCCAGTCGTCCAATCGGTTTTGAGTTTGGGGCGTGTTGCATTCCTTTGTGTTGTCTGACAATTTTGAAAGCGCCTTCAAAGCTACATCCTGGATACTCgcactgtaaaataataaaaaatgtgccATTTTAATCGGTGACACATTTGcagattaaattaattaatttatcttttaatTGATAACATGATGTTTGTTCTTTACATACCTTAACATGAGAATTGATGTGTTCTTGGAATTTATCCTCAGTTTTAAATCCTCTATCACACCTATCACAATTAAAATCTAACTTTTCTGCCAAATCATTTTTTCGGAAATTTTTCTTACTCTGAAATAAAAGCtttttggttaataaatatatttatgaaaCAAAACTTCAGTGTtgacaaaaagtaaaaataacaaGTGAATTACATAATCACAAACAAACCATTGACTGTGATCACACTCTTTACCTTTTTCTTAATAGATGACTGTCCATTCTGAATATTGTGAGAACGCTTCGCTCCTCGACTCATTATATCATGATGTATTCCTTGAAAATTTCCAGGAACATCATGCCTAaatggtctaggcctaggccaattATTATCAAAGGGTTGTTGTTGAAACGTTTGCATAGAAGAGGAATGATTATAATAACAAGATCTAGGCCCTCTATGCCTAGGCCCAGGAGGCATCCAGTTTCCTCCAAATTCATTGGGAAATTGATAGGGATGAACCGGTCTCGTCGTGGTGGTCGGAGCCTGCTGAGAACAGAAGCCCAAATTGTGGGTGCCATTATTTATTCGCTTATTATTACTACTGTTATAACCTGTACTTTGTGCAATTTTCTGTGAATCTGTTGTAACTTTGCCATTTTCAGGAGAACAAATGTCATTTTTGTCGACTGTAAAACCCCGTGGTGGAAACGAATAAGCCATGCTTGTTGCTTCTTTTTCTTTCTGTTGCTTGTAGTTTGGTGGAATGGTTGTCTAAACAAACGTTAACGTGTACCGAAAAGGTATACCAAAGATAGTGCTACACTATCTTTGGGTACGGTATACCCAACCTACGAGCTTTACGTAAACGACAACCGGACAAATATCTGTTGACCTCAGCTGAAATGAAAACAAGACCGAGGTCACCAAAAACAGCACAATTCAACAAAACCAAGCGACGCCGCGCCAAACGAGTAATATAAAATGAGTTCTGCAGCCAAagtaagttttaaatattgtttttattattactaaatcAAGGTATAAACTCCTTACATAACACAAACTCACTGTATTTGAATAACATTAccatttatatacaattaacTGTGATCTTGCGTAGGCCTGGGCCTTTTAAATGATGGCCATAATCTGCTTGACCTAAAACGGCTAAATGATCTTAATCAGCACTGTTTTTTAACAGAGGAAGTGATCATTGGGCTTAACAATAATTACAATCAATATTAAACCCCCTATAATAAAAGAGCTGACCTAAACATCtgtgtaattaaattattttgttgtaaaCTGCTTTCCAATCAGGTTGGTGAGATCTTCTCTGCAGCTGGTGCGGCGTTTAGTAAGTTAGGTGAGCTTACAATGCAGCTGCATCCAGTAGCTGAGCCAAGCCCTGGTAGGcaagtacaatatacaaataaaccaatgactagttttatatttgttttactttatttgtaacaaaataattaaatataataattgacaTGGAAATCACTAGCCCAACACCAATAATTAATACAAGTATGATTTTTACGCTCTATGATGCCTCATAAAATAAAGTTTCGAATTTAAGAATATTAACTTTGTCAGTATAATAACCAATATCTCTGTTTTCAGCTCAAAATGGACAGAAGGTGAAATAGAGATGCTACAAACAGCAATTAAAAAATTTGGAGAAGATTTAGTAAAAATCAGTgaagtaataaaaacaagaacAGTGTAAGAACCGGAATTATCATgaccaagtataatcccatccatgcccaagtataatcccatacccaagtataatcccatccatgcccaagtataatcccatccatgcccaagtataatcccatacccaagtataatcccatccatgcccaagtataatcccatccatgcccaagtataatcccatccatgcccaagtataatcccatccatgcccaagtataatcccatccatgcccaagtataatcccatccatgcccaagtataatcccatccatgcccaagtataatcccatccatgcccaagtataatcccatccatgcccaagtataatcccatccatgcccaagtataatcccatccaTGCCCAAGTATAATCTCATCCAttcccaagtataatcccatacccaagtataatcccaacACCCAAATTTACATTAGCTTTTTGAATCAACATTGCAACCATGCATAATTTTACCACACTAACTACAATATTGACTATCAGCACAGTTTTAACTATCGGCACAGTGAACCAAGAGACTTTAATATTCTACATGTACCATGACCATTCCCACACCCTCATCCTTTGCTTTCAGACATCTgaaacagaatttttttttaacagagcTCAAATAAAACTAGCCATAAAGAAAAAAGCCCAAGAAGATGCTCAAAAGAAATCAACCTCCCCACAAAAAAGACCTGCAACAACTCCAGAGGGCGCTCTCAGTGATGTCACAGATGAAACGCCTGCTAAGAAAATAAAGACAGGTAATGAATGACTGGTGGGGTTTTTTAGGCGGTCACATTATCAAGATTAAATAGCttgtattcattcattcaaataTCCACAAATCACAGAGAAAAACTGAATTGCTTGGGATTGACAAAAAAAGAGGTTTTTAAACC from Antedon mediterranea chromosome 5, ecAntMedi1.1, whole genome shotgun sequence carries:
- the LOC140048955 gene encoding FMR1-interacting protein NUFIP1-like isoform X2, with the translated sequence MAYSFPPRGFTVDKNDICSPENGKVTTDSQKIAQSTGYNSSNNKRINNGTHNLGFCSQQAPTTTTRPVHPYQFPNEFGGNWMPPGPRHRGPRSCYYNHSSSMQTFQQQPFDNNWPRPRPFRHDVPGNFQGIHHDIMSRGAKRSHNIQNGQSSIKKKSKKNFRKNDLAEKLDFNCDRCDRGFKTEDKFQEHINSHVKCEYPGCSFEGAFKIVRQHKGMQHAPNSKPIGRLETSEEIEKWKEERRKRYPSFKNVMNKETKLNDRIRSGNVLKTKEFGKMKHKSEIMDKSNKSHPKSEHQELKENIVGSLGSLVASYGSDSENSSEEGEIREETKTPVPSAPPLVPQINNAQAVKKMSWQEKRKLRKKETKFKKNRGKVEIKKRKNLLEMLLAGDIRHERNVLLQCLKYIINKGFFDTNA
- the LOC140048957 gene encoding BPTF-associated chromatin complex component 1-like — encoded protein: MSSAAKVGEIFSAAGAAFSKLGELTMQLHPVAEPSPGSSKWTEGEIEMLQTAIKKFGEDLVKISEVIKTRTVAQIKLAIKKKAQEDAQKKSTSPQKRPATTPEGALSDVTDETPAKKIKTESLCESLVDIEGLDPTTPKTMDLNDSLASNSDLDLLSR
- the LOC140048955 gene encoding FMR1-interacting protein NUFIP1-like isoform X1 gives rise to the protein MAYSFPPRGFTVDKNDICSPENGKVTTDSQKIAQSTGYNSSNNKRINNGTHNLGFCSQQAPTTTTRPVHPYQFPNEFGGNWMPPGPRHRGPRSCYYNHSSSMQTFQQQPFDNNWPRPRPFRHDVPGNFQGIHHDIMSRGAKRSHNIQNGQSSIKKKSKKNFRKNDLAEKLDFNCDRCDRGFKTEDKFQEHINSHVKCEYPGCSFEGAFKIVRQHKGMQHAPNSKPIGRLETSEEIEKWKEERRKRYPSFKNVMNKETKLNDRIRSGNVLKTKEFGKMKHKSEIMDKSNKSHPKSEHQELKENIVGSLGSLVASYGSDSENSSEEEGEIREETKTPVPSAPPLVPQINNAQAVKKMSWQEKRKLRKKETKFKKNRGKVEIKKRKNLLEMLLAGDIRHERNVLLQCLKYIINKGFFDTNA